The DNA window GAGGTGGTCCGGGCGGTCGCCCGAGAGCTCGACCACTGAGTTCGCCGGCCGGATGGCCGGCGTGTGCGTCCCCGGGCCGTCAGGCCTCGGGGACCATGTAATCGGCCGGTTTGGTGTCGACGGCCAGTACCCCTCGGGCCGGTCCGAGCGTCCCGTCCTGGTTGATGATCGCCGAGGGCAGGTTGACGGTGATCCCGAGCAGCACCGAATCGGGTCGTGACCGGAGGATGACGGTGTAGCGGCTGCCGGAGGCGTAGGTTTTTTCGTCCTCGTAGGGCCCGCGTGGCGTGGAGTACAGCGCAATCAGCGTCCACGGTCCCTCGCCGATGCTCGTCGACACCGAAAGGACCGCCGTCGTACCGATCGGGACCGGGACGTGCGGGGTGTCGCGCTGCGGCCGATCCAGCGGCGGATCGCAGCCCCGCAGGAACAAGTCGCACCACCGGACAGGGTCGATCTGGTGGAGTCCGTCATCGGTCGCCACGTGCAGGTAGGGCTGGTGTTCGCGGGGTGCGTCGCGCACCAGCAGGAACACCGCCGTCCCCACGACGGCGACAAAGAGCACGGCGACCGCCGTGATGATGGCGAGCGCCTTCTTCTCGCCGCTGCGCAAGTACATGTCAGTGCTTCCCGGAGTGGTCGGGCCGGTGGCCGGGGTGTGAGGTGTGCCCGCCGCGGTCCCGCGGCGAATAAGTCTGTGGCTGTGCGCGAGTGGGCGCACCGGACGGGCCGGCGGCGCGTTCGGTGCGCGGATGGGCGCGCAGCCGATCGGTGGTCGGGGCGGCGAAGGCCATCGTCGGCATCGCGTGGTCGGGACGCCGGCCACCGAGTCCGGGTACCAGCGACGACCCGCGCCACGTCATGATCGTCTGCAGCAGGCCGATGCCGAGCAGTACCGAGACCACGGTGAACCCGAGCCACAGATACGGCGGCAGCAGCACGCCCAGCGACGCCCCGAACACCCAGGACAACTGCAGGACGGTCTCCGACCGGCCGAACGCCGATGCCCGTGATTCGTCGGGCAGATCGTCCTGGATCGACGAGTCGAGGCAGACCTTGCCGATGGCACTCGTCCCGGAGGCGACGAGCGCGGCGATGCAGGCGGCGAGCACGTTGCCGAAGATGGCGGCGAGCACGGCGACGACGAAGCAGGCGGCCGTCGACCCGACGACGATGGTGGGCGGATTCTTCAGTTCCAGGCGGGTTCCGATGCCGTTGCCCAGGGCGTTCCCGACGCCCGCGGCCGCGCCGACCGCACCGATCAGCAGGAGCTGGGTGAACCCGCCCTCGTCGGGGTTCGCCGTCTGCTGCGCCTTGGCGTAGAACGCGATGAACAGGGTGAGGAACCCGGTGAGGATGCGGATGGTGCCGTTGCCCCACAGGCCCGCAACCACCTTGCGGCCCAGCGGCTGACGCATCTTGGCCGCGAGTCCCTTGGCGCCGTCCTTGGCGCTGCCCAGGACGCCCTCGTGTTCGGGGACGCTCGAGCGGGCGGGTTCGCCGTGGTAGGTGAACGTGGTCGGGATCTCGCCCTCGGTGACCTCCACCCAGGACGGGATTCGCATGCACAGGTAGGCGCCGGCCGCCGCGACGATCGCCAGCCACAGCATGGCGCCGGGCAGGTGGAACGGCAGCGCCTTGGCGAGGAGGATCTCGATCAACCCGGCGATCGCGCCGCCGATGATCGTCCCGCCGACCAGGC is part of the Gordonia bronchialis DSM 43247 genome and encodes:
- a CDS encoding DUF2771 family protein, with product MYLRSGEKKALAIITAVAVLFVAVVGTAVFLLVRDAPREHQPYLHVATDDGLHQIDPVRWCDLFLRGCDPPLDRPQRDTPHVPVPIGTTAVLSVSTSIGEGPWTLIALYSTPRGPYEDEKTYASGSRYTVILRSRPDSVLLGITVNLPSAIINQDGTLGPARGVLAVDTKPADYMVPEA
- a CDS encoding MFS transporter → MHRPSSRQHDEGRGAPGGPANPHPGHPADDPRRRRGSDHRGAAHPGTANYPAEDPAPRPRRPAPGWGPAAAPGPGRKAYLPPPTHNPHLPPLDDADQPTDARTGTRAMPTEATGPRMPKKLTVMRVAALRSRELTGRGIGKIHRAATADGADQSGLTALTLPVIANFAVDAAMAVALANTLFFAAASGESKVSVGLYLALTIAPFALIAPLIGPLLDRLQRGRRIAMATTFGLRVVLALLIMANVSWDEAAKQLNYDPWVLYPCALGLLVLSKSFGVLKSAVTPRVVPPTIDLPRVNSRLTMFGLVGGTIIGGAIAGLIEILLAKALPFHLPGAMLWLAIVAAAGAYLCMRIPSWVEVTEGEIPTTFTYHGEPARSSVPEHEGVLGSAKDGAKGLAAKMRQPLGRKVVAGLWGNGTIRILTGFLTLFIAFYAKAQQTANPDEGGFTQLLLIGAVGAAAGVGNALGNGIGTRLELKNPPTIVVGSTAACFVVAVLAAIFGNVLAACIAALVASGTSAIGKVCLDSSIQDDLPDESRASAFGRSETVLQLSWVFGASLGVLLPPYLWLGFTVVSVLLGIGLLQTIMTWRGSSLVPGLGGRRPDHAMPTMAFAAPTTDRLRAHPRTERAAGPSGAPTRAQPQTYSPRDRGGHTSHPGHRPDHSGKH